A window of Ignavibacteriales bacterium contains these coding sequences:
- a CDS encoding NAD(P)H-dependent glycerol-3-phosphate dehydrogenase: MRISVLGAGSWGTTLAILLHFNGHDVTLWEYKRSYAKVLNRSRENKVYLPGIKIPKEITISHSLSESCENKHMIVLAVPSQFIRSVLREMKKINFSDTTFVSVAKGIEKDTLLTVSQIIKDELKNISDSSIGVLSGPSIAGEVSRKIPTAVVAASKDSFTAKQIQSAFITSYFRVYSSTDIVGVEYGGALKNVMAIGAGIIDGAKFGDNTKAAIMTRGIAEISRLGIALGARPETFAGLSGVGDLIVTCMSKHSRNRFVGEQLGKGIVLKNILKKMQMVAEGVETCRSVCQLSNKYKIETPIANAVYKILFEEKDPTKATYELMTRDMKAEEE; the protein is encoded by the coding sequence ATGAGAATTTCCGTTCTCGGCGCCGGAAGCTGGGGAACTACTTTAGCTATTCTTCTTCATTTTAACGGGCATGATGTTACTCTTTGGGAATACAAACGAAGTTATGCTAAAGTTCTTAATCGTTCCCGTGAAAATAAAGTTTACCTACCTGGAATAAAAATTCCTAAAGAAATTACAATTTCACATTCACTTTCAGAAAGCTGCGAGAATAAACATATGATCGTTCTCGCTGTCCCGTCTCAATTTATCCGTAGTGTATTGCGGGAAATGAAGAAAATTAATTTTAGCGATACAACTTTTGTTAGTGTCGCTAAAGGTATTGAGAAGGATACTTTATTGACAGTTTCACAAATAATTAAAGACGAATTGAAAAATATATCCGATTCCAGCATTGGAGTTTTATCCGGACCAAGTATTGCAGGTGAAGTGTCAAGAAAAATTCCTACAGCTGTAGTTGCCGCTTCAAAAGATTCATTTACTGCCAAACAAATTCAATCGGCTTTTATTACATCATATTTCAGAGTTTATTCATCAACAGATATTGTTGGTGTTGAATACGGCGGAGCTTTAAAAAATGTAATGGCAATAGGTGCCGGTATAATAGACGGGGCAAAATTTGGCGACAATACAAAAGCTGCAATCATGACTCGAGGTATTGCAGAAATATCCCGACTTGGAATTGCTCTCGGTGCTCGTCCGGAAACGTTTGCCGGCTTATCCGGAGTGGGCGATCTAATTGTTACATGTATGAGCAAGCATAGCCGTAACCGTTTTGTCGGTGAACAACTTGGTAAAGGAATTGTACTAAAAAATATTCTGAAGAAAATGCAAATGGTTGCAGAAGGTGTTGAAACTTGCAGATCGGTTTGTCAACTTTCTAACAAGTATAAAATTGAAACACCGATTGCCAATGCAGTCTACAAAATTTTATTCGAAGAGAAAGACCCAACCAAAGCCACATACGAATTAATGACCCGCGATATGAAAGCCGAAGAGGAGTAA
- the plsY gene encoding glycerol-3-phosphate 1-O-acyltransferase PlsY produces the protein MLNLAFVVILSYLVGSIPTSIIVSKLVRGIDIREHGSGNAGGSNVFRVLGWKFGILVILLDALKGALAVIVVARFYLDSFPFKNITPFDDFTLVQIICGVAAVIGHVWTVFAGFRGGKGIATGLGVLIMLVTIDMALALGVFFIVVALSRYISLGSLAAAVAVPLILVIRENIFGVDIPGYNTVLPFCIMLALLVIYTHRKNIDRLINGSESKISFVKKKSIK, from the coding sequence ATGTTGAATTTAGCTTTTGTTGTAATCCTTTCTTACTTAGTCGGTTCGATTCCTACTAGTATTATAGTTAGCAAACTTGTTCGTGGAATAGATATAAGAGAACACGGAAGTGGTAATGCCGGCGGATCAAATGTTTTTAGAGTATTAGGTTGGAAATTCGGCATACTGGTTATTTTGCTGGATGCTCTAAAAGGAGCGCTTGCCGTTATTGTTGTAGCTCGTTTTTATTTAGATAGTTTTCCTTTCAAGAATATAACTCCATTTGATGATTTTACTCTCGTTCAAATTATTTGCGGTGTAGCCGCTGTAATTGGACATGTATGGACCGTCTTTGCAGGATTCCGAGGTGGAAAAGGTATTGCTACCGGATTAGGCGTTCTAATAATGTTAGTTACAATTGATATGGCTCTTGCACTAGGAGTATTTTTTATTGTTGTGGCTTTATCTCGATATATCTCGCTTGGTTCTTTAGCTGCTGCAGTTGCTGTTCCTTTAATACTTGTTATAAGAGAAAATATTTTTGGCGTTGATATACCTGGCTACAATACAGTTCTTCCATTCTGTATAATGCTTGCTCTATTAGTAATTTATACACACAGAAAAAATATTGACCGCCTTATCAACGGCAGCGAAAGTAAAATTTCATTTGTAAAAAAGAAATCAATAAAATGA
- the recG gene encoding ATP-dependent DNA helicase RecG, producing the protein MPEKLSTSVQYLKSVGPKRAESFAKIGINTIKDLLFYFPTRYLDRSTLLNTVKVVQHLIEGYQGEVTIIGQVIDSEVHYYHKKQIFKVRMKDASGFFECVWFQGAKYFKNVFETGNHFAISAKPVLTKYGHLQFVHPDFDRLAEKESKDFLNTGKIIPFYRMAKELRETNLGDLSLRRIIHQAVESFSNDLTETLPDHIIKEKNLLALTETVSNMHFPKDYPSLEIAKYRLKFEELFYLECLVALRKKFYSEKKKGFSFKAQAVPLKNFLKSLPFTLTPSQLKVLSEIRKDLESSKPMNRLLQGDVGSGKTIVALISMLIVVENGYQAVLMAPTEILADQHFKRITEMMKPFGFIVDELIGGQKKFEREKVLRNIREGKTNIIIGTHALIEENVEFQKLGLVVIDEQHRFGVMQRSILVQKGFQSDVLIMTATPIPRTLSMTIYGDLDISVIDEMPLNRKPIKTYLRGESKLPDIYDFIKSKVKNGYQTFLVYPLVEESEKIELKAAQTYFNELSTNQLKDLRLCLIHGRLSWQEKEKIMFEFAAKKYDVLVSTTVIEVGIDIPDANIIVINDAFRFGLSQLHQLRGRVGRSDKQAYCLLIAKDELAVKSNQFNFNFDYLSPEQIERNKSIIRLNSMVKYSSGFDLAEIDLKLRGPGNIFGTQQSGLPELKYANVIEDIKILSDARETAFKIIESDSNLSDQNNLIIKKTLTENYSNHIHFARIA; encoded by the coding sequence ATGCCCGAAAAACTTTCTACATCAGTTCAATATTTGAAATCTGTCGGACCAAAACGGGCTGAATCGTTTGCTAAGATTGGTATAAACACAATTAAAGATTTACTCTTCTACTTTCCTACCAGATATTTAGACCGCTCTACTCTTTTAAACACTGTAAAGGTTGTGCAGCATTTAATCGAAGGTTATCAAGGTGAAGTAACTATAATCGGTCAAGTGATAGATTCCGAAGTGCATTACTATCATAAGAAACAAATTTTTAAGGTCCGGATGAAAGACGCTTCCGGGTTTTTTGAATGCGTCTGGTTTCAAGGTGCAAAATATTTCAAGAATGTTTTCGAAACCGGCAATCACTTTGCAATCTCTGCTAAACCGGTCTTAACTAAATACGGACATTTGCAATTTGTCCATCCGGATTTCGACAGACTAGCTGAAAAAGAATCAAAAGATTTCTTAAACACAGGAAAGATTATTCCTTTCTATAGAATGGCAAAAGAACTGCGGGAAACAAATCTTGGCGATCTTAGTTTACGGCGAATCATCCACCAAGCTGTTGAATCATTTTCGAACGATCTTACTGAAACTCTTCCCGATCATATTATAAAAGAAAAAAATCTTCTTGCTTTGACTGAAACTGTCAGCAATATGCATTTCCCAAAAGATTACCCTTCTTTGGAAATTGCAAAATACCGTTTAAAGTTTGAAGAGCTATTTTATCTTGAATGCCTTGTAGCTCTAAGAAAGAAATTTTATAGTGAAAAGAAAAAAGGTTTTTCTTTTAAAGCTCAAGCCGTCCCTTTGAAAAATTTTCTAAAGTCATTACCCTTCACCCTCACTCCTTCACAGTTAAAAGTCTTAAGTGAGATAAGAAAAGATCTTGAAAGCAGTAAACCGATGAACCGGTTGCTTCAAGGTGACGTTGGCAGCGGTAAAACTATTGTTGCTTTGATCAGTATGCTGATTGTTGTCGAGAACGGTTATCAGGCGGTTCTTATGGCACCAACAGAAATTTTAGCTGATCAGCATTTTAAGAGAATTACGGAAATGATGAAGCCGTTTGGATTTATTGTGGATGAATTGATCGGCGGGCAGAAAAAATTCGAACGGGAAAAAGTTTTGCGAAATATCCGGGAAGGAAAGACAAACATAATTATCGGCACTCACGCATTGATCGAAGAGAATGTTGAGTTTCAAAAACTCGGTTTGGTTGTGATAGATGAGCAACACCGCTTCGGAGTGATGCAGAGATCAATCTTAGTTCAGAAAGGATTCCAGTCTGATGTTCTAATTATGACTGCTACACCGATACCGCGTACACTTTCGATGACAATTTACGGTGATCTTGATATTTCTGTTATTGATGAAATGCCGTTGAATAGAAAACCGATTAAAACATATTTACGTGGTGAGAGTAAGTTGCCCGACATATATGACTTCATAAAATCAAAAGTTAAAAATGGTTACCAAACTTTTTTAGTTTACCCGCTTGTTGAAGAATCAGAAAAGATAGAATTGAAAGCCGCTCAAACATATTTTAACGAACTAAGCACTAACCAATTAAAAGATTTGAGATTATGCTTGATTCACGGACGACTGAGCTGGCAAGAGAAAGAAAAGATAATGTTCGAGTTTGCTGCCAAGAAATATGATGTGCTCGTTTCAACCACAGTAATTGAGGTTGGGATTGATATCCCCGATGCGAATATAATTGTCATCAATGATGCATTCAGATTTGGCTTATCACAACTTCATCAATTACGTGGAAGAGTTGGAAGAAGCGACAAACAAGCTTACTGCTTACTTATTGCCAAAGATGAACTTGCTGTAAAGTCAAATCAATTCAATTTTAATTTTGATTATTTATCTCCGGAACAAATTGAAAGGAATAAATCAATCATACGTTTGAACTCGATGGTTAAATACTCAAGCGGGTTTGATCTTGCGGAGATAGACTTAAAATTACGCGGACCGGGAAATATTTTTGGTACTCAGCAAAGCGGTTTACCGGAATTAAAATATGCTAATGTTATTGAAGACATAAAAATTTTATCTGACGCAAGAGAAACTGCTTTTAAAATTATTGAGAGTGACAGCAATCTCTCCGATCAAAATAATTTAATCATAAAAAAAACTCTCACGGAAAATTATTCCAATCATATTCACTTCGCTAGGATAGCATAA